The Streptomyces spororaveus genome includes a region encoding these proteins:
- a CDS encoding amino acid permease — translation MSQSTLTPPEAPQTGGGSPLGNGLKQRHLSMIALGGVIGAGLFVGSGAGIAAAGPSIVLAYAASGLLVMFVMRMLGEMSAANPASGSFSVHAERAIGPWAGFTAGWMFWTLLCVGVAIEGIGAAHIMTGWFPGTPSWMWVLVFMALFCGSNLAAVSNFGEFEFWFAALKIGAIALFLGLGVLAVLGLLPGTGSPGTANLLPDGGFLPQGVDGLLVGLLASVVAYGGLETVTIAAAESENPVEGVARAVRTTMWRIAIVYMGSMLVIVTLLPWNDPAVTADGPYAATLDRLGIPAAGEIMNVVILIALMSAMNANIYGSSRMAYSLVSRGQGPRALGKVSGRVPRRAVLASCGFGFVTVLLSYWYPDTLFAWLLNMVGGVILVVWGFIAVSQFVLRRRLEREAPGKLVVKMWGFPYLTWVALAGVAGVLVLMALGEDTRVQVIFTGGLTVALAATGYAMQRRAAARA, via the coding sequence ATGAGTCAGAGCACCCTGACACCTCCCGAAGCACCGCAGACCGGCGGCGGATCCCCGCTCGGCAACGGACTCAAGCAGCGCCACCTCTCGATGATCGCCCTCGGCGGTGTCATCGGCGCCGGACTCTTCGTCGGCTCCGGCGCGGGCATCGCGGCCGCGGGCCCCTCGATCGTGCTCGCGTACGCCGCGTCCGGGCTGCTCGTGATGTTCGTGATGCGGATGCTCGGCGAGATGTCCGCCGCCAACCCCGCCTCCGGCTCCTTCTCCGTGCACGCGGAACGGGCGATCGGCCCCTGGGCCGGATTCACCGCCGGCTGGATGTTCTGGACCCTGCTCTGCGTGGGCGTGGCCATCGAGGGCATCGGCGCGGCGCACATCATGACCGGCTGGTTCCCGGGCACCCCCTCCTGGATGTGGGTGCTGGTCTTCATGGCGCTGTTCTGCGGCTCCAACCTCGCCGCCGTCTCGAACTTCGGCGAGTTCGAGTTCTGGTTCGCCGCCCTCAAGATCGGCGCGATCGCGCTCTTCCTGGGCCTGGGCGTGCTGGCCGTGCTCGGCCTGCTGCCCGGCACCGGCTCCCCCGGCACCGCCAACCTGCTGCCCGACGGCGGCTTCCTCCCCCAGGGTGTGGACGGCCTGCTCGTCGGACTGCTGGCCTCCGTCGTCGCGTACGGCGGACTGGAGACGGTGACCATCGCCGCGGCCGAGTCCGAGAATCCGGTCGAGGGCGTGGCCAGGGCCGTGCGGACCACCATGTGGCGGATCGCGATCGTCTACATGGGCTCGATGCTGGTCATCGTCACCCTCCTGCCGTGGAACGACCCGGCCGTCACGGCCGACGGCCCGTACGCCGCCACCCTGGACCGCCTGGGCATCCCGGCGGCCGGCGAGATCATGAACGTGGTCATCCTGATCGCCCTGATGTCCGCGATGAACGCCAACATCTACGGCTCCTCGCGCATGGCCTACTCCCTCGTCTCCCGCGGCCAGGGTCCGCGGGCGCTGGGCAAGGTCAGCGGCCGGGTGCCGCGCCGGGCGGTCCTCGCCTCCTGCGGGTTCGGCTTCGTCACCGTGCTGCTGTCCTACTGGTACCCGGACACCCTGTTCGCCTGGCTGCTGAACATGGTGGGCGGGGTCATCCTGGTCGTCTGGGGCTTCATCGCCGTCTCGCAGTTCGTGCTGCGCCGCCGGCTGGAGCGCGAGGCCCCCGGGAAGCTGGTCGTGAAGATGTGGGGCTTCCCCTATCTGACCTGGGTGGCGCTGGCCGGGGTGGCGGGGGTTCTGGTGCTGATGGCCCTGGGCGAGGACACGCGCGTCCAGGTGATCTTCACCGGCGGGCTGACCGTCGCCCTCGCGGCGACCGGTTACGCGATGCAGCGCCGGGCGGCCGCCCGGGCCTGA
- a CDS encoding SDR family NAD(P)-dependent oxidoreductase: MDEGTDHGIRELAATGRGVLVTGASRGIGRAIATAFAERGDRVAVHCTSRHEDAERTLADLPGEGHVLVSGDLADPARVEALAAGAEEALGGVDVLVNNAAVMVAHPLPTTSYADWQEAWRQTAAVNLFAPANLTHCVARHMIAGRREGRVVNIGSRGAFRGEPDHPAYGATKAALHALGQSLAVSLAPHGIAVASVAPGFVATERVAGRLEGEEGERIRAQSPFGRVGTPQEIAAAVLHLASPAARWSSGTVLDVNGASYLRT; encoded by the coding sequence GTGGACGAAGGAACGGACCACGGCATACGGGAACTGGCCGCCACGGGCCGGGGGGTGCTCGTCACCGGGGCCTCGCGGGGCATCGGGCGGGCCATCGCCACGGCCTTCGCCGAGCGGGGCGACCGGGTGGCGGTGCACTGCACCTCGCGGCATGAGGACGCCGAGCGCACCCTCGCGGACCTGCCGGGCGAGGGCCACGTCCTCGTCAGCGGCGACCTCGCCGACCCGGCCCGCGTCGAAGCCCTCGCGGCCGGGGCCGAGGAGGCGCTCGGCGGCGTCGACGTCCTCGTGAACAACGCCGCCGTGATGGTCGCGCACCCCCTGCCCACGACCTCGTACGCCGACTGGCAGGAGGCCTGGCGGCAGACGGCCGCCGTGAATCTCTTCGCCCCGGCCAACCTCACCCACTGCGTCGCCCGCCACATGATCGCCGGCCGGCGGGAGGGCCGTGTCGTCAACATCGGCTCGCGCGGAGCGTTCCGCGGCGAGCCCGACCACCCCGCCTACGGCGCCACCAAGGCGGCCCTGCACGCACTCGGCCAGTCCCTCGCCGTCTCCCTGGCCCCGCACGGCATCGCCGTGGCCTCCGTGGCGCCCGGCTTCGTGGCCACCGAGCGGGTCGCCGGGCGGCTCGAAGGGGAGGAGGGCGAGCGGATCCGGGCGCAGAGCCCCTTCGGCCGGGTGGGCACCCCGCAGGAGATCGCCGCCGCCGTGCTGCACCTGGCCTCGCCCGCCGCGCGCTGGAGCTCGGGCACCGTGCTCGACGTCAACGGAGCCTCGTACCTGCGCACCTGA
- a CDS encoding amino acid permease, with amino-acid sequence MRERLEEAPPTGGDLPAEPLSHSLKQRHLTMLGLGGVIGAGLFVGSGAGIGIAGPAIICSYLLAGVLAMLVMRALGEMSAAMPASGSFSVYAERALGRWAGFSAGWLYWFLLVVVLAVEATGAAKIANGWVPSVDQWVWVLLFMVVFTVSNLTAVKNFGEFEFWFAALKVGAIVLFLILGTLAVFGLLPDTEPVGMANLTGQGGFFPEGFGGVVAGMLAVIFAFGGLEVVTIAAAESDDPARSVSRAVRSAVWRILFFYVGSMVVIVTLLPWNSLKPGESPYVAVLDSIGIPAAGQIMNIVVFVALLSALNANLYGSSRMVFSLAERREAPQALLKVSGGGVPRRAVFASVAFGFVSVVLNLLWPDTIFLYMLNAVGAVLLFVWALIAVSQLKLRRRIERDMPERLTLPMWLFPYATWAALIGMAAVLVLMLFDDAARPQLLWSTGAAALVLVVAFVRERRTPKS; translated from the coding sequence ATGCGTGAGCGCCTGGAAGAAGCACCTCCCACCGGGGGCGATCTGCCCGCGGAACCCCTCAGCCACAGCCTCAAGCAGCGCCACCTGACCATGCTGGGCCTCGGCGGCGTCATCGGCGCCGGGCTCTTCGTCGGCTCCGGCGCCGGCATCGGCATCGCCGGTCCCGCGATCATCTGCTCCTATCTGCTCGCGGGCGTCCTCGCCATGCTGGTGATGCGGGCGCTGGGCGAGATGTCGGCCGCGATGCCCGCCTCGGGCTCGTTCTCCGTCTACGCGGAGCGGGCGCTCGGGCGCTGGGCCGGCTTCTCGGCGGGCTGGCTGTACTGGTTCCTGCTGGTCGTGGTGCTGGCCGTGGAGGCCACCGGTGCGGCGAAGATCGCGAACGGCTGGGTGCCCTCGGTCGACCAGTGGGTCTGGGTGCTGCTCTTCATGGTGGTCTTCACCGTGAGCAACCTGACCGCTGTGAAGAACTTCGGTGAGTTCGAGTTCTGGTTCGCCGCGCTCAAGGTCGGCGCGATCGTGCTCTTCCTGATCCTCGGCACCCTCGCGGTCTTCGGCCTGCTCCCGGACACGGAGCCGGTCGGCATGGCCAACCTCACCGGCCAAGGGGGCTTCTTCCCCGAGGGCTTCGGCGGCGTGGTCGCGGGCATGCTCGCCGTCATCTTCGCCTTCGGCGGCCTGGAGGTCGTCACCATCGCCGCCGCCGAGTCGGACGATCCGGCCCGGTCGGTGTCCCGGGCGGTGCGCAGCGCGGTGTGGCGCATCCTCTTCTTCTACGTCGGCTCGATGGTGGTCATCGTGACCCTGCTGCCGTGGAACTCGCTGAAGCCGGGCGAGAGCCCGTACGTGGCCGTGCTCGACTCGATCGGCATCCCGGCGGCCGGCCAGATCATGAACATCGTGGTGTTCGTGGCGCTGCTGTCGGCGCTCAACGCGAACCTGTACGGGTCCTCGCGCATGGTGTTCTCGCTGGCCGAGCGCCGGGAGGCGCCCCAGGCGCTGCTGAAGGTCTCGGGCGGCGGGGTGCCGCGCCGCGCGGTGTTCGCGTCGGTGGCCTTCGGTTTCGTGTCGGTGGTGCTCAACCTGCTGTGGCCGGACACGATCTTCCTCTACATGCTCAACGCGGTCGGCGCGGTGCTGCTGTTCGTGTGGGCGCTGATCGCCGTGTCGCAGCTGAAGCTGCGCCGCCGGATCGAGCGGGACATGCCCGAGCGGCTGACCCTGCCGATGTGGCTGTTCCCGTACGCGACCTGGGCGGCGCTGATCGGGATGGCCGCGGTGCTGGTCCTGATGCTGTTCGACGATGCGGCGCGGCCCCAGCTGCTGTGGTCCACGGGCGCGGCGGCGCTGGTCCTCGTGGTGGCCTTCGTACGGGAGCGGCGCACCCCGAAGTCCTGA
- a CDS encoding biotin transporter BioY: MSTASVSLRPGAVLADLLPASRVRDIALVVGGAALTGLAAQVAVPVPGSPVPVTGQTFAALLVGTAFGARRGFLSLALYALVGMAGVPWFAGGTSGAGGASFGYVLGMLLAATVVGALARRGGDRSVLRTAGLMVLGSAVIYAVGVPYLMAATGMSLGVALAKGMVPFLIGDALKAALAMGALPAAWKLAGRRG, encoded by the coding sequence ATGAGCACTGCCTCCGTCTCCCTGCGTCCCGGCGCCGTCCTCGCCGATCTGCTGCCCGCGAGCCGCGTCCGCGACATCGCGCTCGTCGTCGGCGGCGCCGCGCTCACCGGGCTGGCCGCCCAGGTCGCGGTTCCCGTCCCCGGCTCCCCGGTCCCCGTCACCGGTCAGACCTTCGCCGCGCTGCTCGTCGGCACCGCCTTCGGTGCCCGCCGCGGCTTCCTGTCGCTGGCGCTCTACGCCCTCGTCGGCATGGCCGGCGTGCCGTGGTTCGCGGGCGGGACCTCCGGAGCGGGCGGCGCCTCCTTCGGCTACGTGCTCGGCATGCTGCTCGCCGCCACCGTCGTGGGCGCCCTCGCGCGCCGGGGCGGCGACCGCTCCGTGCTGCGCACGGCCGGTCTGATGGTGCTGGGCTCGGCCGTGATCTACGCGGTGGGCGTGCCGTACCTGATGGCCGCCACCGGCATGTCCCTGGGCGTCGCCCTCGCGAAGGGCATGGTCCCGTTCCTGATCGGCGACGCCCTCAAGGCCGCGCTGGCCATGGGCGCCCTGCCGGCCGCCTGGAAGCTGGCCGGCCGCCGCGGCTGA
- a CDS encoding amino acid permease yields MSSTTTLQKEGGPTGNPGDGQPSDGLKAGLKNRHLSMIAIGGVIGAGLFVGSGGGIAKAGPAILISYALVGAMVVFVMRMLGEMAAASPNSGSFSAYADRALGRWAGFSIGWLYWFFWVVVLAVEATAGAAILESWIPAVPQWAWALIVMAVLTATNLGSVASYGEFEFWFAGIKVVAIGAFVIVGMLAVFGVLPGSDNPGAGFAHLTDAGGFFPNGYGAVLTGVLMVVFSFMGSEIVTLAAGESENPRKAVTQATNSVIWRIGVFYLGSIFIVLTLLPWNDKSITEKGSYVAALDSIGIAHAGTIMEVIVLTAVLSCLNSGLYTASRMAFSLGERGDAPKAFAKVNSRGVPVVAILGSTVFGFVAVYFNYAFKDTVFNFLLNSSGAIALFVWLVICFTQLKMRGILVREAPEKLTVKMWLFPWLTWATAALIMFVIGYMFVDDANREVVTLSTLVAGVVVLVGVVLDLRRKKALQG; encoded by the coding sequence ATGAGCTCCACGACGACCCTTCAGAAGGAAGGCGGCCCCACCGGGAACCCCGGTGACGGCCAGCCCTCCGACGGTCTGAAGGCCGGTCTCAAGAACCGCCACCTGTCCATGATCGCCATTGGCGGCGTCATCGGCGCCGGCCTCTTCGTCGGTTCCGGTGGCGGCATCGCCAAGGCCGGCCCCGCCATCCTGATCTCCTACGCGCTCGTCGGCGCCATGGTCGTCTTCGTGATGCGCATGCTCGGCGAGATGGCCGCCGCCAGCCCGAACTCGGGCTCCTTCTCGGCCTACGCCGACCGCGCGCTCGGCCGCTGGGCGGGCTTCTCCATCGGCTGGCTCTACTGGTTCTTCTGGGTCGTCGTGCTCGCGGTGGAGGCCACCGCCGGTGCCGCCATCCTGGAAAGCTGGATCCCGGCCGTCCCGCAGTGGGCCTGGGCGCTGATCGTGATGGCGGTGCTGACCGCCACCAACCTCGGCTCGGTCGCCTCCTACGGTGAGTTCGAGTTCTGGTTCGCGGGCATCAAGGTCGTCGCCATCGGCGCGTTCGTGATCGTCGGCATGCTGGCCGTCTTCGGCGTGCTGCCGGGCTCGGACAACCCGGGCGCGGGCTTCGCGCACCTCACCGACGCCGGCGGGTTCTTCCCCAACGGCTACGGCGCGGTCCTCACCGGCGTCCTGATGGTCGTCTTCTCCTTCATGGGCAGCGAGATCGTCACCCTGGCGGCCGGCGAGTCGGAGAACCCCCGCAAGGCGGTCACCCAGGCCACGAACTCCGTCATCTGGCGGATCGGCGTCTTCTACCTCGGCTCGATCTTCATCGTGCTGACCCTGCTCCCGTGGAACGACAAGTCGATCACCGAGAAGGGCTCGTACGTCGCCGCCCTGGACTCGATCGGCATCGCGCACGCCGGCACGATCATGGAGGTCATCGTCCTGACCGCCGTGCTGTCCTGCCTGAACTCGGGCCTCTACACCGCCTCGCGCATGGCCTTCTCGCTCGGTGAGCGCGGTGACGCCCCCAAGGCGTTCGCCAAGGTCAACTCCCGCGGTGTGCCGGTGGTCGCGATCCTGGGCTCCACGGTCTTCGGCTTCGTCGCCGTCTACTTCAACTACGCGTTCAAGGACACGGTCTTCAACTTCCTCCTGAACTCCTCGGGTGCCATCGCGCTCTTCGTCTGGCTGGTGATCTGCTTCACCCAGCTGAAGATGCGCGGGATCCTGGTCCGCGAGGCCCCGGAGAAGCTGACCGTGAAGATGTGGCTGTTCCCGTGGCTGACCTGGGCCACCGCCGCCCTGATCATGTTCGTGATCGGCTACATGTTCGTGGACGACGCCAACCGCGAGGTCGTCACCCTGTCCACCCTGGTCGCCGGCGTCGTCGTGCTCGTCGGCGTGGTGCTGGACCTCCGCCGCAAGAAGGCCCTGCAGGGCTGA
- a CDS encoding ribose-5-phosphate isomerase: MRVYLGSDHAGFELKNHLVDWLKNNGHEPVDCGPHIYDAVDDYPPFCLRAAEKTAADADSLGIVIGGSGNGEQIAANKVKGVRAILAWSVQTAQLGREHNNANVISVGGRMHTQDEAVSFIEAFLATPYSDEERHTRRIEMLSAYETTGELPPIPAHHPQG; this comes from the coding sequence ATGCGCGTGTACCTCGGATCCGACCATGCCGGCTTTGAGCTCAAGAACCACCTGGTGGACTGGCTCAAGAACAACGGCCACGAGCCCGTCGACTGTGGGCCCCACATCTACGACGCGGTGGACGACTACCCGCCGTTCTGCCTCCGCGCCGCGGAGAAGACCGCCGCCGACGCCGACAGCCTCGGCATCGTCATCGGCGGCTCCGGCAACGGCGAGCAGATCGCCGCGAACAAGGTCAAGGGCGTCCGCGCCATCCTGGCCTGGAGCGTCCAGACCGCCCAGCTCGGCCGTGAGCACAACAACGCCAACGTCATCTCCGTCGGCGGCCGCATGCACACGCAGGACGAGGCCGTCAGCTTCATCGAGGCCTTCCTGGCGACCCCGTACTCCGACGAGGAGCGCCACACCCGCCGCATCGAGATGCTCTCCGCCTACGAGACCACCGGCGAGCTCCCCCCGATCCCGGCCCACCACCCGCAGGGCTGA
- a CDS encoding Fpg/Nei family DNA glycosylase, giving the protein MPEGHTIHRLAQDHLQRFAGWEVAVSSPQGRFAESAALLDGRILDGVDAHGKHLFLGFKENGWIHIHLGLFGKYAIGPAPAPPATDTVRLRLANDDHFSDLRGPTTCAWITDEEKRAISDRLGPDPLRDGDDPDRAWARISRSRTTVAALLMDQKIVSGVGNVYRAEVLFRHGIDPYRAGKDLTRSEWDAMWADLAALMREGVRNNRIDTVRDEHLPEAMGRPPRVDDHGGEVYVYRRANMPCHICGGEIRTADLAARNLFWCPGCQSR; this is encoded by the coding sequence GTGCCCGAGGGGCATACGATCCACCGCCTGGCCCAGGACCACCTGCAGCGGTTCGCCGGGTGGGAGGTCGCCGTCAGCAGCCCCCAGGGGCGGTTCGCCGAGAGCGCGGCCCTGCTCGACGGCCGGATCCTGGACGGCGTCGACGCCCACGGCAAGCACCTCTTCCTCGGCTTCAAGGAGAACGGGTGGATCCACATCCACCTCGGACTCTTCGGCAAGTACGCGATCGGCCCGGCGCCGGCCCCGCCCGCCACGGACACGGTCCGGCTGCGGCTGGCCAACGACGACCACTTCTCCGACCTGCGCGGCCCCACCACCTGCGCGTGGATCACCGACGAGGAGAAGCGGGCGATAAGCGACCGGCTCGGCCCGGACCCCTTGCGCGACGGCGACGACCCCGACCGCGCCTGGGCCCGGATCTCCCGGTCCCGCACCACCGTCGCCGCCCTGCTGATGGACCAGAAGATCGTCTCGGGCGTCGGCAACGTCTACCGCGCCGAGGTCCTCTTCCGCCACGGCATCGACCCGTACCGGGCCGGCAAGGACCTCACCCGTTCCGAATGGGACGCCATGTGGGCCGACCTCGCCGCCCTGATGCGGGAGGGCGTGCGCAACAACCGCATCGACACCGTCCGCGACGAGCACCTGCCCGAGGCCATGGGCCGGCCGCCGCGCGTCGACGACCACGGCGGCGAGGTCTACGTCTACCGGCGGGCGAACATGCCCTGCCACATCTGCGGCGGCGAGATCCGCACCGCCGACCTCGCCGCGCGCAACCTCTTCTGGTGCCCCGGCTGCCAGTCCCGCTGA
- a CDS encoding GNAT family N-acetyltransferase, which translates to MTLEMRVIQTDEWDVWYDHLELAFGGVPESPAERELCKALTDTDRALGVWDGDGCVGSAGAFSFRLSVPGGAIVPAAGVTAVGVSPTHRRRGILTSLMRRQLDDIRAGGEPLAVLTASDPAIYGRFGYGTAAYALAVEIDTTRVRLSVPPGTDGIRLRLVDPRKALADCERVYAALVSSRPGMPARQPGWEELPLLDAPSMREGGSPLKCVVAEREDGEVVGYARYRVKADWDLTGSEGKVEVSDLDALDPVASAALWRYLFSIDLTWTVRAPRRPVDDPVLHLVSDIRRARTRLRDSLHVRLVDLPAALEARAYGAPVDVVVAVEDAFCPWNEGRWRLVADAGGAARCTRTAEPADLELSVRELGSAYLGGITLTSLAAAGLVRELRPGALTEASRAFAGDVAPWLPHSF; encoded by the coding sequence ATGACTCTGGAGATGCGCGTAATACAGACTGATGAGTGGGATGTCTGGTACGACCACCTGGAACTGGCATTCGGCGGTGTACCCGAATCCCCCGCGGAGCGGGAGCTGTGCAAGGCGTTGACGGACACCGACCGCGCGCTCGGCGTCTGGGACGGCGACGGCTGCGTCGGCTCGGCCGGTGCCTTCTCCTTCCGGCTGTCGGTGCCGGGCGGGGCGATCGTCCCGGCGGCCGGTGTCACGGCGGTGGGCGTCTCCCCCACTCATCGCCGGCGCGGGATCCTCACCTCTCTGATGCGGCGCCAGCTCGACGACATCCGGGCGGGTGGCGAACCGCTCGCCGTGCTGACGGCCTCGGATCCGGCGATCTACGGGCGCTTCGGCTACGGCACGGCCGCCTACGCGCTGGCGGTGGAGATCGACACGACCCGCGTACGGCTGTCCGTGCCGCCCGGCACCGACGGGATCCGGCTGCGCCTCGTGGACCCGCGGAAGGCGCTGGCCGACTGCGAGCGGGTCTACGCGGCGCTGGTCTCCAGCCGGCCGGGGATGCCGGCCCGGCAGCCGGGCTGGGAGGAGCTGCCGCTGCTGGACGCGCCGTCGATGCGCGAGGGCGGGTCACCGCTGAAGTGCGTGGTCGCCGAGCGGGAGGACGGTGAGGTGGTCGGGTACGCCCGCTACCGGGTCAAGGCGGACTGGGACCTGACGGGTTCGGAGGGCAAGGTCGAGGTGAGCGATCTCGACGCGCTGGACCCGGTGGCGTCCGCGGCCCTGTGGCGCTACCTGTTCTCGATCGACCTGACCTGGACGGTACGGGCGCCCCGGCGGCCGGTGGACGACCCGGTGCTGCACCTGGTGAGCGACATCCGGCGGGCGCGGACGCGGCTCCGGGACTCGCTGCACGTACGGCTGGTGGACCTGCCGGCGGCCCTGGAGGCGCGGGCGTACGGGGCGCCGGTGGACGTGGTCGTGGCGGTGGAGGACGCGTTCTGCCCGTGGAACGAGGGGCGGTGGCGGCTGGTCGCGGACGCCGGGGGTGCCGCGCGCTGCACGCGGACCGCGGAGCCGGCCGACCTGGAGCTGTCGGTCCGGGAGCTGGGATCGGCGTATCTGGGCGGGATCACCCTGACCTCGCTGGCGGCGGCCGGCCTGGTGCGCGAGCTGCGTCCGGGCGCCCTGACGGAGGCCTCGCGGGCCTTCGCCGGGGACGTGGCGCCGTGGCTGCCGCACAGCTTCTGA
- a CDS encoding PP2C family protein-serine/threonine phosphatase yields the protein MAGARVESLMARMRMLSHRGRTALRKSAVDYFRGDASDWLAFAGLLLTVPAIACGTLMLPVWFSPSALVLPIVAGGLLLRPASLLALYAAAAAALIVEALALGPYTQGPARVTPGTVLVVAACGFFGLLIAQFRSRVGVPWRRGGTMLFDLRERIRVQSKLPALPRGWHREMALRPAGGQSFSGDFVVAARTNGGRTLEIVLTDVSGKGMEAGSRALLLSGAFGGLLGALPAHGFLPAANGYLLRQDWDEGFATSIHLVLDLETGDYELLSAGHLPALQLSAGTGRWQEKTGEGPLLGVYDGAEFTPARGNLRPGDVLMLFTDGLVETADREISEGIDRLTGEADRYVAAGWEGAAWHLIEKVAKDVNDDRALLLIRRSA from the coding sequence ATGGCCGGAGCACGCGTGGAATCCCTCATGGCCCGGATGCGCATGCTGTCGCACCGGGGCCGCACAGCCCTGCGCAAATCAGCCGTCGACTACTTCCGCGGCGACGCCTCCGACTGGCTCGCCTTCGCAGGCCTGCTGCTCACCGTCCCCGCCATCGCCTGCGGCACGCTGATGCTGCCCGTCTGGTTCTCGCCGTCGGCGCTCGTCCTGCCGATCGTGGCCGGCGGCCTGCTGCTGCGCCCCGCCAGCCTCCTCGCCCTGTACGCGGCCGCCGCGGCCGCACTGATCGTCGAGGCCCTTGCCCTGGGCCCTTATACCCAGGGTCCGGCACGCGTCACCCCCGGCACCGTGCTCGTCGTCGCGGCCTGCGGATTCTTCGGCCTGCTCATCGCCCAGTTCCGCAGCCGCGTCGGCGTGCCCTGGCGGCGCGGCGGCACCATGCTCTTCGACCTGCGCGAACGCATCCGCGTGCAGAGCAAACTGCCCGCCCTGCCGCGCGGCTGGCACCGCGAGATGGCCCTGCGCCCGGCCGGCGGCCAGTCCTTCTCCGGCGACTTCGTCGTCGCGGCCCGCACCAACGGCGGCCGGACCCTGGAGATCGTCCTGACCGACGTCTCCGGCAAGGGCATGGAGGCCGGCTCCCGGGCCCTGCTGCTCTCCGGCGCCTTCGGCGGGCTGCTCGGCGCGCTGCCCGCCCACGGCTTCCTGCCCGCCGCCAACGGCTACCTGCTCCGCCAGGACTGGGACGAGGGCTTCGCCACCTCCATCCACCTCGTCCTGGACCTGGAGACCGGCGACTACGAACTCCTCTCGGCCGGCCACCTCCCCGCCCTCCAGCTCTCGGCCGGCACCGGCCGCTGGCAGGAGAAGACCGGCGAGGGCCCGCTGCTCGGCGTCTACGACGGCGCCGAATTCACTCCCGCCCGCGGGAACCTGCGCCCCGGCGACGTCCTGATGCTCTTCACCGACGGCCTGGTCGAGACCGCCGACCGGGAGATCAGCGAGGGCATCGACCGCCTCACCGGCGAGGCCGACCGCTACGTCGCCGCCGGCTGGGAAGGCGCGGCCTGGCACCTGATCGAGAAGGTCGCCAAGGACGTCAACGACGACCGCGCACTGCTGCTCATCCGCCGCTCCGCCTGA
- a CDS encoding ABC transporter ATP-binding protein: MGLRRSRRQHRQTPPERYDTTAAVELRGVRRTYGRGGSAVRALRGIDLSLPRGSFTAVMGPSGSGKSTFLQCAAGLDLPTEGSVRLGGTEITAMNENELTELRRGRLGFVFQAFNLLPSLTVEQNVLLPLRLAGGRSAHEGRDRAAELLARVGLEGKGGRRPAELSGGQQQRVAIARALVTRPDVVFADEPTGALDTATAAEVLKLLRDAVDSLRATVVMVTHDPAAAAHADQVLFLADGLITDRLPRSSAAAVAARMATLTADGAAAA; the protein is encoded by the coding sequence ATGGGGCTCCGACGGAGCAGGCGGCAGCACCGGCAGACCCCGCCGGAACGGTACGACACCACCGCAGCCGTGGAACTGCGCGGCGTACGGAGGACCTACGGGCGCGGGGGCTCCGCCGTGCGCGCGCTGCGCGGGATCGACCTCAGCCTGCCGCGCGGCAGCTTCACCGCCGTCATGGGACCCTCCGGCTCCGGGAAATCGACCTTCCTGCAGTGCGCCGCCGGACTCGACCTGCCCACCGAGGGGTCCGTCCGGCTCGGCGGCACCGAGATCACCGCCATGAACGAGAACGAGCTCACCGAACTCCGCCGCGGCCGCCTCGGCTTCGTCTTCCAGGCCTTCAACCTGCTGCCGTCCCTCACCGTCGAGCAGAACGTACTGCTCCCGCTGCGGCTCGCCGGCGGCCGCTCCGCGCACGAGGGCCGCGACCGCGCCGCCGAGCTGCTCGCCCGCGTCGGCCTGGAGGGCAAGGGCGGCCGCCGCCCGGCCGAACTGTCCGGCGGCCAGCAGCAGCGCGTGGCCATCGCCCGGGCCCTGGTCACCCGGCCCGACGTGGTCTTCGCCGACGAACCCACCGGCGCGCTCGACACCGCCACCGCGGCGGAGGTCCTCAAGCTGCTCCGGGACGCCGTCGACTCGCTGCGCGCCACCGTCGTCATGGTCACCCACGACCCGGCCGCCGCCGCCCACGCCGACCAGGTGCTCTTCCTCGCCGACGGCCTGATCACCGACCGCCTGCCGCGCAGCTCCGCCGCGGCCGTGGCGGCCCGGATGGCCACACTCACCGCCGACGGCGCCGCGGCCGCCTGA